In Periplaneta americana isolate PAMFEO1 chromosome 4, P.americana_PAMFEO1_priV1, whole genome shotgun sequence, one DNA window encodes the following:
- the LOC138697976 gene encoding glucose dehydrogenase [FAD, quinone]-like, with translation MEELCSFNTSATPGGIDVSGILFAGLISTLVSTQNQLGNPEDYPRDATSLLLPEYDFVVVGGGSAGSVVASRLSEENKWKILLLEAGGDPTPTSDIPAFAINLQKTKIDWQYRTEPQQGMCQGFRDKRCNWARGKVLGGSSVINFMLYMRGMKGDYDKWAQDGNYGWSFDEILPFFKKSEDMTYKPLLQSRGNISYHATGGPLTVEKANVGHYKESFKRAVIEMGYEWLEDINGERQLGFGELFGTLRDEIRCNAAKAFLSPVKDNDNLHVVKYAHVTRLLINETTKTAYGVEFQHNNGHIYTVKSRKEIILSAGAINSPQILMLSGIGPKDHLEEMGINPIIQNLSVGENLQDHLAFYGSAFNIKDSQFSHLPTPSEQDLYYNFLMKRSDSLTNIAITDMTGYIKTNISTSDDRPDLQFNFCVIFANDTKSLSLISQSFGYDSETHTSLLQLIQLADLLFVSPVLMRPESRGRLLLKSTDPFTHPRIFPGYLSDPDNKDIDTLIQGIEFSLKFMETKEMKSKKGIQRKVYIKNCDDLEINTRAYWECALRHIGVTLFHPSGTCKMGPKSDPNAVVSPELKVYGVKGLRVADASIIPTIVSGNLNAPTIMIGEKAADMIRKEWESKDDTAH, from the coding sequence ATGGAGGAATTGTGTTCCTTCAACACATCTGCAACTCCCGGAGGAATCGATGTCAGCGGTATTCTGTTTGCCGGTCTCATCTCAACTCTTGTCAGCACTCAGAACCAACTGGGAAACCCTGAAGACTATCCAAGAGACGCCACAAGCCTACTGCTACCTGAATACGACTTCGTTGTCGTAGGTGGAGGTTCAGCCGGCTCCGTGGTGGCCAGCCGACTCAGCGaggagaacaaatggaaaatCCTGCTTTTAGAAGCTGGAGGCGACCCTACTCCAACCTCGGACATTCCAGCTTTTGCCATTAATTTACAGAAAACGAAAATTGACTGGCAGTATCGCACTGAACCTCAACAAGGCATGTGTCAGGGGTTTCGGGATAAGCGTTGTAATTGGGCAAGAGGTAAAGTTTTGGGAGGAAGTAGTGTTATCAACTTCATGTTGTATATGAGGGGAATGAAGGGTGATTATGATAAATGGGCACAAGATGGGAATTATGGTTGGAGCTTCGATGAAATTTTACCTTTCTTTAAGAAATCTGAAGACATGACTTATAAACCATTGCTTCAAAGTCGTGGCAACATTTCTTATCACGCGACAGGTGGACCTTTAACAGTAGAGAAAGCAAATGTCGGCCATTATAAAGAATCGTTTAAAAGAGCGGTTATCGAAATGGGATACGAATGGTTGGAAGACATCAATGGGGAGCGTCAGTTAGGTTTCGGAGAACTATTCGGCACTCTGAGGGATGAGATAAGATGCAATGCAGCCAAAGCCTTTCTCAGTCCTGTGAAAGATAATGATAATCTTCATGTTGTTAAATATGCTCATGTTACTAGGTTACTAATTAACGAAACAACGAAAACCGCTTACGGGGTCGAATTCCAACACAACAATGGTCATATCTATACTGTTAaatcaagaaaagaaataattttatctgCCGGGGCAATAAATTCCCCTCAGATATTAATGCTCTCAGGCATAGGACCAAAGGATCACTTAGAGGAAATGGGAATCAATCCTATTATTCAAAACTTGAGTGTCGGAGAAAATTTACAAGACCATCTTGCGTTTTACGGGTCGGCTTTCAACATTAAAGATTCACAATTCAGCCATCTACCAACACCTAGTGAACAGGATTTGTATTACAACTTTTTAATGAAAAGATCCGATAGTTTGACGAACATCGCAATAACAGATATGACTGGATATATAAAAACCAACATTTCTACATCTGATGACAGACCAGACTtacagtttaatttttgtgtaatatttgcTAATGACACAAAATCCCTAAGTTTAATATCTCAAAGTTTTGGATATGACAGCGAAACACATACTTCTCTACTCCAATTAATTCAACTAGCCGATCTTCTCTTTGTGTCTCCTGTACTTATGCGACCGGAAAGTAGAGGCAGACTCCTTCTCAAGTCAACAGATCCTTTTACACACCCTAGAATATTTCCGGGATACTTATCGGATCCTGATAATAAAGATATCGATACTCTTATACAAGGCATAGAATTTTCCCTAAAATTTATGGAAACTAAAGAGATGAAGTCGAAaaaaggaatacaaagaaaagtATATATAAAAAACTGTGACGACTTAGAGATAAACACAAGAGCCTATTGGGAATGTGCCTTGAGGCATATAGGAGTTACTCTTTTTCACCCATCAGGGACATGTAAGATGGGTCCAAAATCTGATCCCAATGCCGTTGTGAGCCCAGAACTGAAAGTGTATGGCGTGAAAGGACTGAGGGTTGCTGATGCTTCTATAATACCAACTATAGTTAGCGGTAACCTTAACGCTCCAACCATAATGATAGGCGAAAAGGCTGCCGATATGATAAGAAAAGAGTGGGAATCGAAAGATGATACTGCTCACTGA